From Pseudanabaena sp. PCC 6802, one genomic window encodes:
- a CDS encoding phosphotransferase: MTFVLSADNVFNYLQEHDLCTREEAENSHIEVKYAKNYNLLIGLPGDRKLLVKQERYNSEGKTAGEFLTEWRTRELLQTIPELNMLCPLLPEILHFGEAESILVFNYLTDCRDLSGFYGLKNGFPPAIATVIGSALGQIHRSTFKGEQYQEFISKHNQSVPKENFAKFSRSMSRITPEVFGRVPADAIKFFTLYQRYDSLARAISELDNAFQPSCLTHNDLKLNNILLHDRWETYVASAATASKSIRIIDWERCGWGDPAFDLGLTISSYMQIWLGNLVVNNSMDIQESLRIAMIPLESIQPSIAALMRAYLSVFPEIIEYRPDFLVKVVQFTGFSFIQQIQAMIQYQKYFGNTSICLLQVAKSLLCRPQESITTVFGTVPEQLMPLIPLAA, translated from the coding sequence ATGACATTTGTGTTAAGCGCGGATAATGTATTTAATTATTTGCAGGAACATGACCTTTGCACCCGCGAAGAAGCAGAAAACAGCCATATCGAAGTTAAATATGCCAAAAATTATAACTTGCTGATCGGTCTACCGGGCGATCGCAAGCTGTTGGTCAAGCAAGAGCGCTATAACTCTGAAGGGAAAACGGCGGGCGAGTTTTTGACAGAATGGCGCACGCGCGAGTTACTGCAAACAATTCCCGAACTCAATATGCTATGCCCGTTGCTACCAGAGATTTTGCATTTTGGCGAAGCAGAATCCATCCTGGTTTTTAACTATCTGACGGACTGCCGAGACCTGTCGGGTTTCTATGGACTTAAAAATGGTTTTCCACCCGCGATCGCGACGGTAATCGGTAGTGCATTAGGGCAAATCCATCGTTCTACATTCAAAGGCGAGCAATATCAAGAATTTATTTCTAAACATAACCAGAGCGTACCTAAAGAGAACTTTGCTAAGTTTTCTCGCAGTATGAGTCGCATCACTCCCGAAGTCTTTGGTCGCGTACCTGCCGATGCAATCAAATTCTTCACGCTTTATCAACGTTATGACAGTCTAGCACGAGCAATCTCCGAATTGGATAATGCATTCCAACCAAGTTGTCTTACCCACAACGATCTGAAATTGAATAATATCTTGTTGCACGATCGCTGGGAAACGTATGTTGCTAGTGCGGCAACTGCAAGTAAGAGTATTCGCATTATTGACTGGGAGCGTTGCGGCTGGGGCGATCCCGCCTTCGATTTGGGATTGACGATCTCTAGCTACATGCAAATCTGGTTGGGCAATCTGGTAGTAAACAATTCTATGGATATTCAAGAATCCTTGCGTATAGCAATGATTCCTTTAGAATCTATCCAACCCTCAATCGCCGCTCTCATGAGAGCATACTTATCTGTTTTTCCAGAAATAATTGAATATCGCCCTGACTTCCTTGTTAAAGTTGTCCAGTTTACAGGCTTTAGCTTTATTCAACAAATCCAGGCAATGATTCAATATCAAAAATATTTTGGCAATACGAGTATTTGTCTGCTACAAGTGGCGAAAAGCTTGTTATGCCGACCTCAAGAATCAATTACAACCGTATTTGGTACTGTGCCCGAGCAATTGATGCCATTGATTCCACTTGCTGCCTAA
- a CDS encoding helix-turn-helix domain-containing protein, whose product MSSETSEVLQQVIKFEQQGRYLTPFQRKLLLKNLQSELRAEYRQRIEIMLLADMGQTQTQIAHVLGCSRGTVRLWSSMARNGQAHNWEDIPIGRPKAVSEPYIDRLKELVNHSPRDYGYAFQRWTALWLKKQLIKELGIEISDRHINRLLKEMGLSTRLKQLDKTSAIAANSKCSIKINDLHSSLSTDTVIPFNFHSTQ is encoded by the coding sequence ATGTCTTCTGAAACTTCTGAAGTTTTGCAGCAAGTAATTAAATTTGAGCAGCAGGGGCGATACCTCACGCCATTCCAGCGCAAGTTGTTGTTAAAGAATCTACAGTCTGAATTGCGCGCAGAGTATCGCCAGCGGATTGAGATTATGTTACTGGCAGATATGGGACAAACGCAGACGCAGATCGCCCATGTGCTCGGTTGCTCTCGCGGTACCGTGAGGCTGTGGTCTTCAATGGCTCGTAACGGTCAAGCTCACAATTGGGAAGATATCCCGATCGGGCGACCTAAAGCTGTTAGCGAACCGTATATCGATCGCCTCAAAGAGTTAGTGAACCATAGCCCCCGCGACTACGGTTATGCCTTTCAACGCTGGACGGCTTTATGGCTCAAGAAACAGTTGATTAAAGAGCTTGGCATTGAAATCAGCGATCGCCACATCAACCGATTGCTTAAAGAAATGGGACTCTCAACGCGATTGAAGCAGTTGGATAAAACATCCGCGATCGCTGCAAATAGTAAGTGCAGCATTAAGATTAACGATCTGCATTCTTCCCTATCAACCGATACAGTAATACCGTTCAATTTCCATTCAACTCAGTAG
- a CDS encoding peptidase domain-containing ABC transporter, with protein sequence MIQPSSTLVKIDIEKHLQETLGQPLSETELAACWQQMQLLEPPAGKLFWQATDERPGVYIVLAGKVRLLDGDNNLVASLEPGVSFGQQTLFPAENFQSYTARASLNLQLAYLPSNYLQSLIGKYPTIGDRLRHQAIVWNFLLCCRQTISSSDIPVEDLLQLLTLLEPQTLDKGELSFSIVQGQQLLLLHQGELLHSSGKRLTVGNLYFSSQLPQGGSWQVTKPTEIYRLGRSEWEMLRQDAPQLATLVSSDRIETELPSRNIAVIEEPERVPPTKISHSDRQSKSQIGKAYFPHPTIKIGHLWQRITHRYPFFRQQSATDCGAACLVMVGRYWGKRFSVNRLREIAHVNRTGASIRSLSAAAESLGFTTRPVKASLDKLAEQNLPAIAHWEGKHYVVVFEITRDRVVVCDPALGQLSLTHAQFKRGWTGYALLLQPTALLNESKEDKQQFWQFWQLVKPHSVVLAEVFIASVLLQIFGLITPLLTQLLLDRVVVQRSSLTLTTVGIGLLFFSLFRVVMTSLRQYLLDHTANKVDLVLLIGFISHTFRLPLGFFESRFVGDIISRVQENRKIQRFLTGEALSIVLDLLTVFIYVGLMLWYSWQMALLTLAIVPLFMLLSAISTPLLQKVSREIFTAYNEETGYLIQSLNGVRTVKSMAVEQNVRWHWEELFNRSVKANFNGQTIGNAMQTASLTIEALITTILLWFGAWQVIQNNLTIGQLVAFNMLLGNVIRPFQRLTVLWNELQEVVIAVERINDVIDTAPEEDLLHQTRQTLPPINGYIQFDRVTFRYHPDSDINTLENLSFSAQPGQMVALVGRSGSGKTTIAKLLLGLYSPTEGKILIDGYDVSGLSLRSLRQQIGVVDQDTFLFGGTIRENICISHPEAKLDDIIEAAKQAGAHQFIKELPMGYETQIGEGGGMLSGGQRQRLAIARALLGNPRLLILDEATSSLDAESERIIQSNFNTILKNRTTLVIAHRLSTVRNADLILVLDRGVLVESGTHEQLMSQRGHYFYLNQQQLAIVS encoded by the coding sequence ATGATTCAACCATCATCCACATTAGTAAAAATTGATATTGAAAAGCATCTCCAGGAAACTCTCGGTCAACCCCTATCTGAAACAGAATTAGCTGCGTGCTGGCAACAGATGCAGTTACTAGAACCACCAGCCGGAAAGCTCTTTTGGCAAGCGACAGATGAACGTCCTGGTGTGTATATCGTCCTTGCTGGTAAAGTGAGATTGCTCGACGGAGATAATAACCTGGTAGCTTCCCTTGAGCCGGGCGTATCGTTTGGACAGCAAACTCTATTTCCCGCCGAGAATTTCCAATCCTATACCGCTAGAGCTTCGCTGAATTTACAACTTGCCTATCTTCCTAGCAATTACCTGCAATCCCTAATTGGTAAATATCCGACGATTGGCGATCGCCTGCGCCACCAGGCGATCGTGTGGAATTTTCTGTTATGCTGTCGCCAAACCATTTCCTCTTCTGACATTCCTGTTGAAGATTTACTCCAACTCCTTACCCTACTGGAGCCGCAAACTTTAGATAAAGGTGAATTATCTTTCTCTATAGTTCAAGGTCAACAGCTTTTGCTCCTGCATCAAGGCGAACTGCTGCATTCATCGGGTAAGAGACTGACGGTTGGCAATCTCTACTTCTCGTCGCAATTGCCGCAAGGAGGTTCCTGGCAGGTAACGAAACCTACAGAAATATACAGGCTCGGTCGATCTGAGTGGGAGATGTTGCGGCAAGATGCACCACAACTAGCAACCCTGGTTAGCTCAGACAGAATTGAGACAGAATTGCCGAGTAGAAATATTGCAGTAATTGAAGAACCGGAGAGAGTTCCTCCTACCAAAATTTCTCACAGCGATCGCCAATCTAAATCGCAGATTGGAAAAGCCTATTTCCCCCACCCAACTATCAAAATCGGCCATCTATGGCAGCGGATTACCCATCGCTATCCATTCTTTCGACAGCAAAGTGCCACTGACTGCGGTGCAGCCTGCCTAGTAATGGTCGGAAGGTACTGGGGGAAGCGTTTCAGCGTCAATCGCTTGCGAGAAATCGCGCACGTCAATCGTACAGGTGCGTCGATACGAAGTCTGTCCGCCGCCGCAGAAAGCCTCGGTTTTACTACTCGCCCCGTCAAAGCCAGTCTCGATAAATTAGCAGAACAGAATTTGCCCGCGATCGCCCATTGGGAAGGCAAGCACTACGTTGTGGTTTTTGAAATTACCCGCGATCGCGTTGTGGTTTGCGACCCCGCACTCGGGCAGCTTTCTCTCACGCATGCCCAATTCAAACGCGGTTGGACTGGATACGCTTTGTTACTGCAACCCACAGCATTACTCAACGAATCCAAGGAAGATAAACAACAATTTTGGCAATTTTGGCAGCTAGTCAAACCTCATTCTGTAGTACTCGCAGAGGTATTCATTGCTTCCGTATTGCTGCAGATTTTCGGTCTGATTACACCACTACTAACGCAACTTCTTTTAGATCGAGTAGTCGTGCAGCGCAGCAGCCTGACTTTGACAACTGTAGGCATAGGGTTGCTTTTCTTTAGCCTGTTCCGAGTGGTGATGACTAGCCTGCGGCAATATCTACTCGATCACACGGCCAATAAAGTCGATCTGGTCTTGCTGATCGGTTTTATCAGTCATACGTTTCGATTACCACTGGGATTTTTTGAATCGCGGTTCGTAGGCGATATCATCTCGCGAGTACAGGAAAATCGCAAAATCCAGCGTTTCCTTACAGGTGAAGCACTCTCCATCGTCCTCGATTTATTGACAGTTTTCATCTATGTTGGACTGATGCTCTGGTATAGCTGGCAAATGGCGCTGTTAACGCTAGCGATCGTGCCCCTATTTATGCTGCTATCCGCCATCTCTACGCCGCTGTTGCAAAAAGTTTCCCGAGAAATCTTTACGGCATATAACGAAGAGACTGGATATCTCATTCAATCGCTTAATGGCGTTCGTACGGTCAAATCTATGGCAGTAGAGCAGAATGTCCGCTGGCATTGGGAAGAATTATTTAATCGCTCGGTTAAGGCGAACTTTAACGGACAAACAATCGGAAATGCCATGCAGACAGCCAGTCTGACCATCGAAGCACTTATTACCACCATCTTGCTCTGGTTTGGAGCGTGGCAAGTAATTCAAAATAATTTAACGATCGGACAATTAGTAGCTTTTAACATGCTTTTGGGTAATGTCATTCGTCCCTTCCAAAGGCTGACTGTATTGTGGAATGAGTTGCAGGAAGTAGTAATTGCAGTCGAGCGCATCAACGACGTGATCGATACTGCTCCAGAGGAAGATTTACTGCATCAAACTCGCCAAACCCTACCACCAATTAACGGTTACATTCAATTCGATCGCGTTACGTTTCGCTACCATCCCGATAGCGATATCAATACTTTGGAAAACCTCAGTTTCTCAGCGCAGCCAGGGCAAATGGTAGCGCTAGTTGGACGCAGCGGCTCCGGCAAGACGACTATTGCAAAGCTCTTGCTCGGCTTGTATTCACCCACCGAAGGTAAGATTCTCATTGATGGCTACGATGTCAGCGGTTTATCGTTGCGATCGCTGCGCCAGCAGATTGGCGTTGTCGATCAAGATACGTTTCTCTTTGGCGGTACGATTCGCGAAAATATCTGCATCAGCCATCCCGAAGCTAAATTGGATGACATTATTGAAGCTGCAAAGCAGGCGGGAGCGCATCAATTTATTAAAGAGCTACCAATGGGATATGAAACTCAAATTGGTGAAGGTGGTGGGATGCTATCGGGCGGGCAGAGACAGCGGCTGGCGATCGCTCGCGCCCTTCTGGGCAATCCGCGTTTGTTGATTCTAGATGAAGCCACCAGCAGCCTCGATGCTGAGTCGGAGCGCATTATTCAATCCAATTTCAATACTATTTTAAAAAATCGCACCACTTTAGTCATTGCCCATCGCCTCTCTACCGTCCGTAATGCCGATCTAATTTTAGTACTCGATCGCGGCGTTCTGGTCGAAAGCGGCACGCACGAGCAATTAATGTCTCAGCGCGGCCACTACTTCTATCTCAACCAGCAACAACTGGCGATCGTCAGCTAA
- a CDS encoding HlyD family efflux transporter periplasmic adaptor subunit, with product MSNISNFSQESTQNGHKSYRQISSTKELQLQPVEAELSDRAEILIDSQDITSQDEDWSGMTKELVNSLPRVWTRGLFYCLLAFVAIGLPWAALSRVDETGSARGRLEPKGKTFRIDAPVAGTVSKVLVQEGQLVQANQPLLVIESEAIESELQQAQTKLEGQLNRLNQAELLKNQLAISMQFQQQQNQAQDLAKLSQVEQAKYNLRSSNVSLNLQKVEKLAPIDQARQSLEASQVAYNLAASREERDKVEVNRYKQLWQQGVVPEIQFLEKEKLAAESRRLRVQSGAEIEQAKLRLAEQQTRYQTIITQAQWEVTRSKLNLDEQQNSYQSTIHAGRIALLKSNEQLKEVEGQITSLKTEIAQNKVQIQALKFQLGQRVVKAPVSGTIFQLPIQRAGVVLQPSSLVAEIAPQDSPMILRSQIATSESGSLREGLPVKIKFDAYPFQDYGVVEGKLVKMARTSKVTETAQGQVATFDLEIELAKPCIQTRNECITLMPGQTATAEIIVRQRHVIDFILDPFKKLQNGGLEL from the coding sequence ATGTCAAACATCTCAAACTTTAGCCAAGAATCTACTCAGAATGGGCATAAATCCTATAGACAGATCTCATCCACCAAGGAATTGCAACTTCAGCCTGTCGAAGCAGAACTAAGCGATCGCGCAGAAATATTAATCGACTCTCAAGACATCACCTCTCAAGACGAAGATTGGTCTGGTATGACTAAGGAGTTAGTCAATTCACTCCCGCGCGTTTGGACTAGAGGCTTATTCTATTGCCTGCTCGCTTTCGTGGCGATCGGCTTGCCTTGGGCAGCGCTATCTCGCGTTGATGAAACTGGTAGCGCACGAGGACGACTCGAACCCAAAGGCAAAACTTTCAGAATCGATGCTCCAGTTGCAGGTACGGTTTCTAAAGTATTGGTGCAAGAGGGGCAACTCGTGCAGGCGAACCAACCTTTACTCGTAATCGAATCAGAAGCGATCGAGAGCGAGCTACAGCAAGCTCAAACTAAGCTGGAAGGGCAACTGAATCGTCTCAACCAGGCGGAGTTACTGAAGAATCAATTAGCGATTAGCATGCAATTCCAACAACAACAAAACCAGGCTCAAGATCTAGCAAAGCTATCCCAAGTCGAACAGGCAAAATATAACCTGAGAAGCAGTAATGTCAGTCTCAATTTACAAAAGGTAGAAAAACTAGCACCCATCGATCAAGCCCGACAAAGTCTGGAAGCCAGCCAGGTCGCCTACAATCTAGCTGCGAGTCGCGAGGAAAGAGACAAAGTTGAGGTCAATCGCTACAAGCAGCTTTGGCAGCAAGGAGTCGTACCTGAAATTCAGTTTCTGGAAAAGGAAAAGCTAGCAGCGGAAAGCCGCAGGCTGCGAGTACAGTCCGGAGCTGAGATCGAGCAAGCAAAATTGCGCTTAGCCGAGCAGCAAACTCGCTATCAAACTATCATTACCCAGGCTCAATGGGAGGTAACTCGCTCAAAATTGAATCTTGACGAGCAGCAAAACAGCTATCAAAGCACTATCCATGCTGGCAGAATTGCTTTGCTGAAAAGTAACGAGCAACTAAAGGAAGTAGAAGGGCAAATTACATCGCTCAAAACTGAAATTGCCCAGAATAAAGTTCAGATTCAAGCTCTTAAGTTTCAATTAGGGCAGCGCGTAGTCAAGGCTCCTGTCAGCGGCACGATTTTTCAACTACCGATCCAACGAGCTGGAGTTGTATTGCAACCAAGTTCGCTGGTAGCGGAAATTGCACCTCAAGACTCTCCTATGATTCTGCGATCGCAAATAGCAACTTCCGAAAGCGGCTCGCTGCGAGAGGGACTACCCGTAAAAATCAAGTTCGATGCCTATCCTTTCCAAGACTACGGTGTGGTCGAAGGAAAATTAGTCAAGATGGCTCGAACCTCCAAAGTCACGGAAACAGCGCAAGGTCAAGTCGCAACTTTTGATTTGGAAATCGAGTTAGCAAAACCCTGTATCCAGACCAGGAACGAATGCATTACCTTAATGCCCGGACAGACAGCAACTGCCGAAATTATCGTTCGCCAGCGTCATGTTATTGACTTTATCCTCGATCCATTCAAAAAGCTGCAAAACGGTGGACTCGAACTGTAA
- a CDS encoding peptidylprolyl isomerase — MPQTINIAQNDILHQVKLSCQIPALIDEIVTRRVIASAIADAGIKLGTEELQERADRFRLMLQLKSAEDTFAWLQKHSLTVDDFEEMISHNLMAEKLAQHLFSDAVETYFIEHYLDYTGVAMYEIVLDDEDLALEIFYAIQEDEMSFSEAASQYIQDAELRRKGGYLGVVRRFDLKPEISAAVFAAKPPQMLKPIVATRGVHLIKLEELLQPQLDERLRDRIVGDLFRDWIKQETEKFEIVQV, encoded by the coding sequence ATGCCACAGACTATTAACATCGCTCAAAACGATATCCTGCACCAAGTCAAGCTATCCTGCCAAATACCTGCATTAATTGACGAGATTGTAACTCGCAGAGTCATTGCATCTGCTATAGCAGATGCTGGCATCAAATTAGGAACCGAAGAATTACAGGAAAGAGCAGATCGATTTCGCTTGATGCTGCAATTGAAGAGTGCAGAAGATACATTTGCCTGGCTGCAAAAACATAGCCTGACTGTAGATGATTTTGAAGAAATGATTTCTCACAATTTAATGGCTGAGAAGCTAGCGCAACATCTGTTTAGCGATGCGGTAGAAACATATTTTATCGAGCACTACTTGGATTACACTGGTGTAGCAATGTATGAAATAGTTTTGGACGACGAAGACTTGGCGCTGGAAATCTTTTATGCAATTCAGGAAGACGAAATGAGCTTTTCAGAAGCAGCCAGTCAATACATTCAAGATGCAGAATTACGTCGAAAGGGAGGTTACTTGGGTGTCGTTCGCCGCTTTGACTTAAAACCGGAAATTTCCGCCGCAGTCTTTGCCGCAAAACCACCGCAGATGCTTAAACCAATTGTGGCAACCAGGGGAGTGCACTTAATTAAGCTGGAGGAACTTTTGCAACCACAGTTAGACGAACGATTGCGCGATCGAATTGTTGGAGATTTATTTAGAGATTGGATAAAGCAAGAAACTGAGAAATTTGAAATAGTTCAAGTCTGA
- a CDS encoding iron uptake porin: MLKNYAASKLGLLLLASYLLFGALPATAETKSGDIEQPATTESVSTKSTIKLTNETPVQPFQPVAQATTATTSETTAETVSEIVPSNTTSTPVSQLNAQIQDNAIAPSPTAQNVTSVSQLSDVRPTDWAFTALQSLVERYGCIAGYPDRTFRGQRALTRFEFAAGLNACLDKINEILTAGLADKVSKEDLAAVQKLQEEFAAELAALKGRVDALESKTATLEAQQFSTTTKLSGEVIIGVAGASGANPNVAGSGNSNVVFNNRVRLNLLTSFTGKDLLITGLQAYNFGGGANSLQGALGYTDPLGLSASNVRLGFEPQFPGVNPQNLNPVASNSINLYKLLYVFPVADKFTMFAGSNAEVSDAFPAISPFASEGQGSISRFGQGWNAATRVSGGMSGTGLAAAVGLIWTPSDTVDFRALYGSVNASLPSNQGFPATPLGAGFFGGSTIAAAQLTLRPSSTLDIGLNYANSYHQINILGTGLAAADIGAINGGAATEPIKLNSIGATLTWRVAPKVAFNLSGAWIFANLTNLNASTTFTSWMTGFHFSDVFSEGNTAGILFGQPLARESVGGIATVPTGFTAKPYHLEGYFNFKVSKNISITPGVFFVFNPEGINNAPTATVGVVRTTFTF, from the coding sequence ATGTTGAAAAATTACGCTGCTAGCAAGCTAGGTTTGCTCCTATTAGCTTCTTATCTCTTGTTTGGTGCGCTTCCTGCTACTGCTGAAACCAAGTCGGGCGATATCGAGCAACCTGCGACAACAGAGTCTGTATCTACTAAATCAACTATCAAACTAACTAACGAGACTCCCGTGCAACCTTTCCAACCGGTTGCTCAAGCTACAACTGCCACAACCTCAGAAACAACAGCAGAGACAGTATCGGAGATAGTTCCTAGTAATACCACTAGCACTCCAGTTTCGCAGTTAAACGCGCAAATACAAGACAATGCGATCGCTCCCAGCCCCACAGCCCAAAACGTCACATCTGTTTCGCAGCTATCTGACGTTCGTCCAACTGACTGGGCGTTCACGGCCTTGCAATCTTTAGTCGAGCGCTATGGTTGCATTGCCGGTTATCCCGATCGCACTTTTCGCGGTCAGCGCGCCCTCACGCGCTTTGAATTTGCCGCAGGTTTAAATGCCTGCTTAGACAAGATTAACGAGATTCTCACCGCTGGCTTGGCAGATAAAGTTAGCAAAGAGGATCTAGCCGCCGTCCAAAAGTTACAAGAGGAATTTGCGGCGGAATTAGCTGCTCTCAAGGGACGGGTTGATGCCCTAGAGTCCAAAACAGCTACACTCGAAGCCCAACAGTTCTCAACTACCACCAAGCTGAGTGGCGAAGTAATTATTGGGGTGGCTGGCGCTAGTGGTGCCAATCCTAACGTGGCAGGCAGTGGCAACTCAAATGTTGTATTCAATAACAGGGTTAGACTGAACTTACTCACCAGTTTTACTGGCAAAGACTTGCTGATTACTGGTTTGCAGGCTTATAACTTCGGTGGCGGTGCCAATAGCTTGCAAGGTGCATTGGGATATACCGATCCACTAGGCTTGAGTGCCAGCAACGTGCGCTTGGGCTTTGAACCGCAGTTCCCTGGCGTAAATCCACAGAATCTCAACCCTGTCGCTTCCAACTCGATTAACCTCTACAAGCTACTGTACGTCTTTCCAGTCGCTGATAAGTTCACCATGTTTGCTGGCTCCAACGCCGAAGTTTCCGATGCATTCCCAGCGATCAGTCCCTTTGCTAGCGAAGGACAAGGTTCGATCTCGCGTTTTGGGCAAGGTTGGAACGCTGCCACTCGCGTGTCTGGCGGCATGTCCGGTACTGGTTTGGCTGCGGCGGTTGGTTTGATCTGGACACCTTCGGATACGGTTGACTTCCGCGCCCTGTACGGCAGCGTGAACGCCTCGCTCCCCAGCAATCAAGGTTTCCCCGCTACGCCCCTTGGTGCTGGATTTTTTGGTGGCAGTACCATAGCAGCCGCACAACTAACCCTCAGACCGTCATCTACTCTTGATATCGGTCTGAACTATGCCAACAGCTATCACCAAATCAACATTTTGGGCACTGGCTTAGCGGCGGCGGATATTGGTGCCATCAATGGTGGGGCAGCAACCGAGCCGATCAAACTCAACTCCATTGGTGCTACCCTAACATGGCGGGTTGCCCCTAAAGTTGCTTTTAACCTATCGGGTGCCTGGATCTTTGCCAATCTAACTAACCTTAATGCTTCGACAACCTTTACCAGTTGGATGACAGGCTTCCACTTCAGCGATGTATTTAGTGAGGGTAATACGGCTGGCATTCTATTCGGACAGCCCCTAGCACGGGAATCCGTAGGTGGCATTGCTACAGTTCCGACCGGATTCACGGCTAAGCCTTACCATTTAGAAGGTTACTTCAACTTTAAGGTGTCTAAAAATATCAGCATTACGCCAGGCGTGTTCTTCGTCTTTAACCCAGAGGGCATTAACAACGCCCCCACTGCTACAGTAGGCGTAGTTCGCACCACATTCACATTCTAG
- a CDS encoding Gfo/Idh/MocA family protein: MAQKIGIGIIGTGFGQIVHIPGFQAHPDTEVVAVYHRRLDKAQQIADKFGIPHSYTNLGDLLAIPDVQAVSISTPPFLHFEAAKAAIAAGKHVLLEKPTTLNVDEAIALYKLAQNKGTIVTMDFEFRTCPHWCYLKDLMAQGYAGKTRLITIDWLVQGRADAKRAWNWYSQKARGGGALGALGSHTFDYVDWLFGPISRLCGQLSTAIPTRPDVNGVLHPVDADDTCNIMLELADGTPCNICISTVTYSGRGHWVTVYGDRATLVLGSPNLADYVHGFSLRQAKPGGELEVMPIPSEYEFPQTFKDGRLAPFIAICDRFVAAIRKGESIAPGLKEGIYSQLLMDLTHLSHAQRQWVDVPSLDSVIA, translated from the coding sequence ATGGCGCAGAAAATTGGCATTGGTATTATCGGTACTGGCTTCGGGCAAATCGTCCATATTCCAGGGTTTCAGGCTCATCCCGACACGGAAGTAGTGGCAGTCTACCATCGCAGGCTAGATAAAGCCCAACAGATAGCAGATAAATTTGGCATTCCCCACAGCTACACCAACCTTGGCGATCTCCTGGCAATCCCAGACGTGCAGGCGGTCAGTATCTCCACGCCTCCCTTTTTGCATTTTGAGGCAGCCAAAGCCGCGATCGCTGCCGGAAAACACGTTTTACTGGAAAAGCCGACCACGCTGAATGTCGATGAGGCGATCGCTCTGTATAAGCTAGCCCAGAATAAGGGGACGATCGTGACGATGGACTTTGAGTTTCGTACCTGTCCCCATTGGTGCTATCTAAAAGATTTAATGGCGCAAGGATACGCTGGCAAAACTCGTCTGATTACAATCGACTGGTTGGTTCAAGGGCGTGCCGACGCGAAGCGTGCGTGGAACTGGTACAGCCAGAAAGCTCGAGGTGGAGGGGCGCTAGGTGCTCTGGGATCTCATACATTCGACTATGTGGACTGGTTATTTGGCCCAATTTCACGCCTGTGCGGGCAACTCAGTACTGCTATTCCCACACGACCCGATGTCAACGGAGTTCTGCACCCCGTTGATGCCGACGACACCTGCAATATCATGCTGGAACTCGCCGATGGTACGCCATGTAATATTTGCATTAGCACGGTTACCTATAGCGGACGAGGGCATTGGGTGACGGTATATGGCGATCGCGCCACGCTCGTGCTGGGCAGTCCGAATCTAGCAGACTACGTGCATGGCTTCAGCTTGCGGCAGGCAAAACCCGGCGGCGAGTTGGAAGTGATGCCAATCCCATCGGAATATGAATTTCCGCAAACCTTTAAAGACGGTCGTCTCGCTCCATTTATCGCGATTTGCGATCGCTTCGTTGCCGCTATCCGAAAAGGAGAGAGTATCGCACCTGGTCTAAAAGAGGGTATTTATTCGCAACTACTGATGGATTTAACCCATCTATCCCATGCCCAACGACAGTGGGTGGACGTACCGAGTTTAGATAGTGTAATTGCTTAG
- a CDS encoding calcium-binding protein produces MAKVAEDDAREERIAMEIVVDAYGEEERAMGWYYYLDDKLSFPFKALLIEKSRTSAQKKGTEVVVVGMSPEEECLHEMFVEVEYDGDIFSMRLKEIEAPAADEDTQEAIADWHYWLARGYEL; encoded by the coding sequence ATGGCTAAAGTTGCAGAAGACGATGCGCGAGAAGAACGCATTGCCATGGAGATTGTAGTTGATGCCTACGGTGAAGAAGAACGGGCAATGGGTTGGTACTACTATCTTGACGACAAACTAAGTTTCCCCTTTAAGGCTTTGCTAATCGAGAAGTCGCGCACTTCAGCGCAGAAAAAAGGAACTGAGGTAGTAGTGGTGGGAATGTCCCCGGAGGAGGAGTGCTTGCACGAGATGTTTGTGGAAGTGGAATATGACGGGGATATATTCTCTATGCGTTTAAAAGAGATAGAAGCCCCCGCAGCAGATGAAGATACCCAGGAAGCGATCGCCGATTGGCACTACTGGTTAGCGCGGGGCTACGAGTTGTAG